A part of candidate division WOR-1 bacterium RIFOXYB2_FULL_36_35 genomic DNA contains:
- a CDS encoding dTDP-4-dehydrorhamnose 3,5-epimerase, which yields MKFKFSKTDISGVLVIEPNVYKDYRGFFMEYYNKDAFKTDGNFTDLFVQDNHSRSQKGVIRGLHYQLNPHAMGKLVKVVRGEAFDVGVDIRKGSKTFGKWYGEVLTAENHKMLYFPPGFAHGFLALTDNVEFLYKCTGMYNGPSERAIAWDDPDIGILWPLDKVDGKALLSDKDKKHPKLKEAEHNFI from the coding sequence ATGAAGTTTAAATTTTCAAAAACAGATATTTCAGGAGTTTTAGTAATAGAACCAAACGTTTACAAAGACTATCGCGGTTTTTTTATGGAATACTACAATAAAGATGCCTTCAAAACTGACGGCAATTTTACAGACTTATTTGTTCAGGATAACCACAGTAGATCGCAAAAAGGGGTTATAAGAGGGCTTCACTATCAATTAAATCCTCATGCCATGGGAAAACTCGTAAAAGTGGTAAGAGGGGAAGCTTTCGATGTCGGCGTTGACATTAGAAAAGGATCTAAAACTTTTGGAAAATGGTACGGAGAGGTTTTAACGGCAGAAAACCATAAAATGCTCTACTTCCCTCCCGGATTCGCGCACGGGTTTTTGGCGCTTACAGATAATGTTGAATTTCTTTATAAATGTACGGGGATGTACAACGGCCCAAGCGAAAGGGCCATAGCATGGGATGATCCTGATATCGGGATTTTATGGCCGCTTGATAAAGTTGACGGGAAAGCTCTTCTTTCTGATAAAGACAAAAAACACCCTAAATTAAAAGAAGCCGAACACAACTTTATTTGA